Proteins co-encoded in one Arachis hypogaea cultivar Tifrunner chromosome 13, arahy.Tifrunner.gnm2.J5K5, whole genome shotgun sequence genomic window:
- the LOC112737977 gene encoding uncharacterized protein, whose translation MAVTDRCFVEWKEQFVSQERGNRVVHYYLKDSDGESILAVVGTERSVRHMFYVVADEFLEICGKEGSVPAGFKWRSRREVVDWLTSTLSKQHLQGDRSGSPSHSSGHAYDTTNGSVNEITGLPAPIANGKASLAQGFLTRNSKLSKSDIVWSGVAWTCGKQLKHYHAFCRNGIKIIVQSFVFVMGKGENHYVAYLEDMYEDRRGQKKVKARWFHHNQEVKGVIPIRNPHPREVFITPYSQVISAECIDGPAAVLSREHYEKCMPCFSPTSSDRIHMCFRQFRSNKVKPFDLSKLRGYYDQPILSCLQFDSMLNPKGNSLAGGDEELSAGENVKLRAKRRDRGTPQSLMGRQGVRKLVRSQQMMVYKNSQGVNNSRTDRKLFSQKEVESQPWYNVTYKIDDKIEVLCQDSGIRGCWFRCTVVQVSRKEMKAQYDDIQDEDGSGNLEEWIPTFKLAMPDKLGMRHPGRSTIRPAPPTSNDQELVIGVGTAIDAWWSDGWWEGVVTGTDNYVDDNVQAYFPGERLLMKVSKKDLRISRDWSGDKWIGIKPKLDITSTIFDINGVNTKHSTSPAKDGDSVGAANSCDEVPASDETINEPDFAEEKVEGVAEDGDNNDDDGENDNNNLLSEKDTQADNNVIELNSIGNENNDDDSNKDSDDNVDNKDREKNNDNKETEAFGASVADGKAGEPVEMAV comes from the exons ATGGCTGTAACCGACCGGTGTTTCGTGGAATGGAAAGAGCAGTTTGTTTCCCAAGAGCGTGGTAACCGTGTGGTCCACTATTACCTGAAGGATTCTGATGGGGAATCCATACTTGCTGTTGTGGGCACTGAGAGGAGTGTTAGACACATGTTCTATGTTGTTGCCGATGAGTTTTTGGAAATTTGTGGGAAGGAAGGTTCTGTTCCTGCCGGTTTCAAATGGAGATCTAGAAGAGAGGTTGTTGATTGGCTGACGTCAACACTTTCAAAGCAGCATCTTCAAGGAGATAGAAGTG GATCACCTAGTCATTCTTCAGGACATGCTTATGATACCACAAATGGTAGTGTCAATGAAATTACTGGTCTTCCTGCCCCGATAGCGAATGGCAAG GCATCTCTTGCTCAGGGATTTCTAACCCGAAACTCCAAATTATCCAAGTCTGACATTGTTTGGTCTGGAGTGGCGTGGACGTGCGGCAAGCAGCTTAAACATTATCATGCTTTTTGCAGGAATGGCATCAAAATAATT GTTCAATCATTTGTTTTTGTCATGGGCAAGGGAGAGAATCATTATGTTGCTTATTTAGAGGATATGTATGAAGATAGGAGGGGGCAGAAAAAGGTCAAAGCGAGGTGGTTTCACCATAATCAGGAAGTCAAGGGTGTGATTCCCATACGAAATCCACATCCTCGGGAAGTTTTCATCACACCATATTCTCAAGTCATTAGTGCAGAGTGTATTGATGGTCCTGCCGCGGTCTTAAGTCGTGAACATTATGAAAAATGCATGCCTTGCTTTTCCCCAACTTCATCTGATAGAATACATATGTGCTTTAGGCAATTTAGGAGCAACAAAGTCAAACCCTTTGACTTGAGTAAACTGCGTGGCTACTATGATCAACCAATTCTTTCTTGCTTGCAATTTGATTCTATGCTGAACCCCAAGGGAAATAGCCTAGCAGGAGGAGATGAAGAGTTGAGTGCAGGTGAAAATGTAAAGCTCAGAGCCAAGAGAAGGGATAGGGGAACTCCTCAGTCTTTGATGGGTCGACAAGGAGTTAGGAAGTTAGTTAGGAGTCAGCAAATGATGGTATACAAAAACTCTCAGGGTGTAAATAATTCTAGGACAGATAGGAAATTGTTTTCTCAGAAGGAAGTTGAATCTCAACCTTGGTATAATGTCACATACAAGATTGATGACAAGATAGAGGTCCTCTGTCAGGATAGTGGTATCAGAGGCTGCTGGTTCAGGTGTACGGTTGTGCAGGTATCTCGGAAAGAGATGAAAGCCCAATATGATGATATTCAGGATGAAGATGGAAGTGGAAATCTTGAG GAATGGATCCCTACTTTCAAGTTGGCCATGCCAGATAAACTTGGGATGAGACATCCTGGCCGATCAACAATCAGGCCAGCTCCTCCAACTTCCAACGATCAAGAATTGGTTATTGGGGTTGGAACTGCAATTGATGCATGGTGGAGTGACGGCTGGTGGGAGGGAGTTGTAACTGGAACTGATAACTATGTTGATGATAATGTGCAAGCATACTTTCCTG GTGAACGGTTGCTAATGAAAGTAAGCAAGAAAGATCTAAGAATATCTAGAGATTGGTCCGGGGACAAGTGGATTGGTATTAAGCCGAAGCTCGATATAACCTCAACTATATTCGACATAAACGGCGTTAACACGAAGCATTCCACATCCCCAGCTAAAGACGGGGACTCTGTTGGTGCTGCAAATTCATGTGATGAAGTTCCGGCAAGTGACGAGACTATTAATGAACCAGATTTTGCTGAAGAAAAGGTTGAGGGTGTTGCTGAAGATGGagataacaatgatgatgatggtgaaaatgataataataatcttTTGTCAGAAAAAGATACTCAAGCAGATAATAATGTGATTGAGTTGAATAGCATTGGTAAtgaaaataatgatgatgattctaATAAGGACAGTGATGACAATGTTGATAACAAGGACCGCGAAAAAAATAACGATAACAAGGAGACGGAGGCGTTTGGGGCTTCCGTGGCGGACGGTAAAGCCGGCGAACCCGTGGAAATGGCTGTATAA
- the LOC112737979 gene encoding mediator of RNA polymerase II transcription subunit 25: protein MAEKQVIIVVESTAALGPYWDTILVDYIDKIIRSLVGTDSTGQKPSVSNVEFALATFNTHGCYSSVLVQRTGWTRDPDIFFLWLSAIPFTGGGFNDAAIAEGLAEALMMFPSSQDGGPNQQNVDMHKHCILIAASNPYPLQTPVYVPRLPNIEQSETIDSDAGNRLYDAEAVAKAFPQLSVSLSVICPKQLAKIKAIYNAGKRNNRAADPPVDVKVSHFLVLISESFKEARAALSRSGVTSVPSNQSPVKVDAVSGIPVTGAPPTSMPSVNGSIPNRQPISGGNVVPATVKVEPIPVTTMVPGPGFPHNSSAPRATANNQGVPSLQTSSPSSMTQDIMTSNENAQDTKPTVSMLQPMRPVNSAQANMNILNKVSQARQVMNSAALGSGTSMGIQSMGQTPVAMHMSNMISSGMASSIPAPQNVFSSGQSGITSISSSGPLNGPAQVAQNSGLSSIASATSNMTGSPNIGISQPMGNVQGAVSMGQQVPGMSQGNPSGAQMVQGGVNMNQNMINNGLGPSVVSSGTGTMIPTPGMSQQVQPGMQPLVNNNAAANMSLPQQTSGGMQSTQSKYVKVWEGSLSGQRQGQPVFITKLEGYRNASASETLAANWPPVMQIVRLISQDHMNNKQYVGKADFLVFRAMNPHGFLGQLQEKKLCAVIQLPSQTLLLSVSDKAFRLIGMLFPGDMVVFKPQLTSQQQQQMQQQQQQQHQQLQSGQHLPQLQQQQQLPHLQQQQLPQLQQQQPQQQQQQPPQQQQLPQLQQQQQQLQQQQQHQQLQQQLPQQVQLQQQQQQQLPQIQQQQHPQLSQLQPQQQLPQLQQLQQHQQLPQQQLVGAGMGQAYVQGPGRSQLVSQGQVSSQGGTNMGGGGSFIN, encoded by the exons ATGGCAGAGAAACAGGTCATCATAGTCGTCGAAAGCACCGCTGCTTTGGGACCCTATTGGGATACAATTCTCGTGGATTACATTGACAAGATCATCag GTCTCTTGTTGGAACTGACTCCACTGGCCAG AAGCCTTCTGTATCCAACGTTGAGTTTGCCCTAGCCACCTTCAATACTCACGGATGTTATTCTA GTGTCCTCGTGCAACGGACTGGCTGGACAAGAGACCCCGATATTTTCTTCCTCTGGCTATCAGCGATACCCTTTACTGGTGGTGGTTTTAATGATGCAGCAATTGCTGAAGGGCTTGCTGAAGCTCTGATG ATGTTCCCAAGTTCTCAAGATGGTGGGCCCAATCAGCAAAATGTGGACATGCACAAGCATTGTATCCTTATAGCAGCAAGTAATCCTTATCCACTGCAGACACCAGTTTATGTTCCAAGACTGCCCAACATAGAGCAGAGTGAAACCATTGACTCAGATGCAGGGAACCGTTTATATGATGCTGAAGCTGTAGCTAAAGCATTTCCTCAG CTTTCTGTTTCTCTGTCAGTCATCTGTCCAAAACAACTTGCAAAAATTAAAGCCATCTACAATGCG GGGAAGCGTAACAATAGAGCAGCTGATCCACCAGTTGATGTCAAAGttagtcatttccttgttttaaTATCAGAAAGTTTCAAGGAAGCACGCGCTGCTTTGAGTCGATCTGGGGTAACAAGCGTGCCTTCAAATCAGAGTCCTGTTAAAGTAGATGCAGTTTCTGGCATACCTGTTACAGGCGCACCACCGACTTCTATGCCATCAG TGAATGGATCTATCCCAAACCGTCAACCAATTTCTGGTGGGAATGTGGTCCCTGCTACCGTGAAAGTG GAGCCAATTCCTGTAACAACAATGGTACCTGGACCTGGATTTCCTCATAATTCATCAGCTCCTCGTGCTACTGCTAATAATCAAGGAGTACCAAGCTTGCAGACATCTTCTCCATCTTCTATGACTCAAGATATTATGACAAGTAATGAAAATGCACAGGATACAAAGCCTACCGTATCCATGTTGCAGCCCATGAGACCAGTGAATTCTGCTCAGGCAAACATGAACATTTTGAACAAAGTGTCTCAAGCACGACAGGTGATGAATTCTGCTGCATTAGGCAGTGGAACCTCTATGGGAATTCAGTCAATGGGTCAGACTCCTGTTGCCATGCATATGTCAAACATGATATCCAGTGGGATGGCTTCTTCTATACCTGCACCTCAAAATGTATTTTCATCTGGACAGTCGGGAATAACATCAATCTCAAGTTCTGGACCTCTTAATGGTCCTGCACAAGTTGCACAAAACTCAGGTCTCAGTTCGATAGCTTCAGCCACTTCTAATATGACTGGAAGTCCAAATATTGGGATCTCACAACCAATGGGTAATGTTCAAGGTGCTGTCAGTATGGGACAGCAGGTACCAGGTATGAGCCAAGGAAACCCTTCGGGAGCGCAAATGGTGCAAGGTGGAGTCAACATGAACCAAAATATGATTAATAATGGCCTTGGTCCATCAGTTGTCTCTTCTGGAACTGGCACAATGATTCCTACTCCAGGAATGTCTCAACAAGTCCAACCAGGCATGCAGCCGCTTGTGAACAACAATGCAGCTGCTAATATGTCTTTGCCACAACAGACATCAGGTGGTATGCAATCCACACAATCCAAATATGTGAAGGTCTGGGAG GGAAGCTTATCTGGGCAAAGGCAAGGGCAACCTGTATTTATCACTAAACTTGAA GGTTACAGGAATGCTTCTGCCTCTGAGAC GCTTGCAGCAAACTGGCCCCCGGTAATGCAAATCGTTCGGCTTATATCCCAAGACCACATGAATAACAA GCAATACGTTGGAAAGGCAGATTTCCTAGTTTTTCGGGCGATGAACCCACATGGTTTTCTTGGTCAGCTGCAGGAGAAGAAGCTG TGTGCGGTTATCCAATTGCCATCCCAGACGTTGCTGCTATCTGTTTCCGACAAAGCTTTCCGCTTGATTGGGATGCTTTTCCCTGGG GATATGGTTGTATTTAAACCGCAATTAACCAGTCAGCAGCAGCAACAAATGCAGCAGCAACAGcagcaacaacaccaacaattgcAATCAGGACAGCATCTTCCACAGTTGCAACAACAGCAGCAACTTCCTCACTTGCAGCAGCAACAACTTCCTCAGCTACAACAGCAACAGCCgcagcaacagcaacaacaaccaccGCAGCAGCAGCAACTTCCCCAGCttcaacagcagcagcagcaacttcAACAGCAGCAACAGCATCAACAGCTGCAACAACAGCTTCCTCAGCAGGTCCAgttgcagcagcagcagcagcaacagctTCCACAAATCCAGCAACAGCAACACCCCCAACTCTCACAGCTTCAGCCTCAGCAACAGCTTCCGCAGTTACAGCAACTGCAGCAGCATCAACAACTCCCTCAGCAACAACTTGTTGGGGCTGGGATGGGACAAGCATATGTTCAAGGACCTGGGCGGTCTCAGTTGGTTTCTCAGGGACAGGTTTCATCACAAGGAGGAACAAACATGGGTGGAGGAGGGAGCTTCATAAATTAA